The Comamonas piscis region GAACCACGTGGTGCCCGCGCACGCGGCCAAGGTCAAGTACTACGACAGTGATATACCGCTGTTCGAGCATTTTCAGATCGTGCAGCTGATGGCATCAGCCTATCCGCGCGATGGCAGACCTGCATGATCCCAACCAGACTGAACCGATCCCCAAGCGCCACCATGGACGCCGGGGCCGGAACCTGGCCAAGAAGGGGCTCAGGCGGCAGCCGGCGCCGCCGCCACAAAGTCGGCCAGCTCCGGCGGCAACTCGGCACCCAGCTCCACCCGCTCTGCCGTTTGCGGGTGGTTGAACTGCAGGCGCCAGGCATGCAGAAACATCCGCTTGAGGCCATGCTTGGCCAGGCGCTTGTTCAAATCAAAGTCGCCGTACTTTTCATCGCCGGCAATCGCATGGCCGCTGCTGGCCAGGTGGACGCGGATCTGGTGGGTGCGACCGGTTTTTATCGTCACCTCCAGCAGGCTCATCGCAGGCAGGCCCAGCAGATGCCGCGCGGGGAACACCCGCTGCACCTTGACCAGCGACACCGAGCGCATACCCTCGGGATCGTCAGCCGTGGTGGCGCGTACCCGGCGCTCGCCGTCGGGCAGCAGGTATTTGCGTAAAGGCGTGTCGATCACCTTCTTGTTGGCCGGCCATTCGCCCAGCACCAAGGCCAGGTAGGTCTTGCCGGTCTCCCGCTCGCGGAACTGGTCTTGCAGATGGGTCAGCGCAGAGCGCTTCTTGGCGACCAACAAAATGCCGGATGTCTCGCGGTCCAGGCGGTGTACCAGCTCCAGAAAGCGCGCATCGGGGTGGGCGCGGCGCAATTGCTCGATGACGCCAAAGCTGACACCCGAGCCGCCGTGTACGGCCACGCCAGCGGGCTTGTTGATCGCCAACATGACATCGTCATCCAACAACAAGGGAAACTCCCTAGCTGGCACTGCACGCTCGTCTTCGTCGGGCTTGGAAGACACGCGCACCGGCGGAATTCGGACCACATCGCCGGGCTGAACGCGAGTGTCCGCTGACGTGCGACCCTTGTTGATACGGACCTCCCCCTGCCGAATGATGCGGTAGACGTGGGTCTTGGGTACGCCCTTTAAGTGGCGCATCAGAAAATTGTCCAGACGCTGTCCAGCGTCATCCGGATGGACCTCCACCAGCCTTACAGCGACTGGGGCTGCTTGTGGACTGCGGGGCTCGTCCGGTTTGCCCCCTATAATATGTTTCACCTGCGCGATAGAGTTATTGGTTAACCGGTGAACATTTTAATTCACCCACCAGTACCCGCACAGGCCGGTCGATGTCTGGCTGATCGCCTTGCCGCTCCACCTGCAGTCCAAGAGATTGCGCAGGAGACGCCAAGTGAATCAGGCGGGCAGACACATTGAAACAACGAAAAAACAGATTTTTGGCGGCAGCTGTCGCAAAGGCCTGACACCAGGCCCGCCCAGCTGACCGTCTTCACACCAAACATGTTGATTTTGTGGGCTTGGATGGCAACTCTCTGGCACAGCAGCAGCTGTGCAGCAGAGCGTTTTGCCGTGCCCACCGTGCGCATGTCCTCAGGGCAAATTTCTCAGCCGGAGGCAGCCCAGCGCTGGCTGGCTGGTTATTTACATGCCCTCTCCCGCGTGCCTAGGTCCTTTGTGCTGACATAAGTATTACCAGCAAACATGACACGCTCTGTGAATTCTTTCGTTTCTCTGCGTCTGTCCCGGCATCTGTGGCTCCAGTAAGAGCCTGTTTATTGTTGGGATTGGAGACAGGTGCCTGATTGACAAAGGCAGCCTGTCCCGCATTACGAAGGACGCGCATCATGAAACGGATGCTGATCAACGCCACGCAAGCTGAAGAGCGCCGCCTCGCCATTGTTGATGGCCAAAAGCTGCTGGATTACGAGATTGAAATCGAAGGCCGCGAACAACGCAAAGGCAATATCTACAAAGCCGTTGTTACCCGGGTCGAACCCTCTCTGGAAGCCTGCTTTGTCGACTACGGCGAAGACCGCCACGGCTTCCTGCCGTTCAAGGAAATCTCCAAACAATATTTCGCCGAAGGCGTCTCCCCCAGCCAGGCCCGCATCAACGATGTGATCCGCGAAGGCCAGGAGCTGATTGTCCAGGTCGAAAAAGAAGAACGTGGCAACAAGGGCGCAGCGCTCACCACCTTCATCTCGCTGGCTGGCCGCTATGTCGTGCTGATGCCCAACAACCCCCGTGGTGGTGGTGTCTCGCGCCGTATTGAAGGCGACGAGCGCGCCGAGCTCAAAGAAGCCATGGACCAGCTGGACTACCCCAAGGGCATGTCCATCATTGCGCGCACCGCCGGCATTGGCCGCACCGCACCTGAGCTGCAATGGGATCTGAACTACCTGCTCAAGCTCTGGGGTGCCATCGATGGCGCTGCCAAGTCTGCCAAGGGCGCCTTCCTGATCTACCAGGAATCGAGCCTGGTGATCCGCGCGATCCGCGACTATTTCCACAATGACATCGGCGACATCCTGATCGACACCGATGACATCTATGAACAAGCCCAGCAGTTCATGGCCCATGTGATGCCTGAGCATGCTGCCCGCGTCAAGCGCTACCGCGATGACGCGCCGCTTTTCAGCCGCTTCCAGATCGAGCACCAGATTGAGTCGGCCTACTCGCGCACCGTGACCCTGCCCTCCGGCGGCGCCATCGTGATCGACCACACCGAAGCGCTGGTCTCCATCGACGTGAACTCGGCCCGCGCCATCAAGGGCGGTGATATCGAAGAAACCGCCACCCGCACCAACCTGGAAGCCGCCGACGAAGTAGCCCGCCAGATGCGCCTGCGCGACCTGGGCGGTCTGATCGTCATCGACTTCATCGACATGGAAGAGTCGAAGAACCGCCGCGATGTGGAAAGCCGCCTGCGCGACGCGCTGCGCCAAGACCGCGCCCGTGTGCAGTTCGGCACCATCAGCAAGTTTGGCCTGATGGAAATGAGCCGCCAGCGCCTCAAGCCGGCGCTGAGCGAAGGTGCCCACATCAACTGCCCACGCTGCGGCGGTTCGGGCCACATCCGCGATGCCGAAAGCTCGGCACTGCAGATCCTGCGCATCATCCAGGAAGAGTCGATGAAGGACAACACGGCAGCCGTCAACTGCCAGGTGCCTGTCGAAGTCGCTTCTTTCCTGCTGAACGAAAAGCGTACCGAAATCCAGAAGATCGAGCTCAAGCAGCGCGTGTCCGTCACCATGGTGCCCAACAAGGCGCTGGAGACCCCGCACTACAAGCTCGAGCGCATGAAGCACGACGACCCGCGCCTCGACTCGATGGAAGCGAGCTACAAGCTGGCCGACCCGGAAGAAGAGAGCCTGGGCTTTACCCGCCGCTCGCAAGAGCCGACCAACAAGCAAACCCCGGTCATCAAGGGTGTTCTGCCTGATGCACCGGCCCCCATTGCCGAACCACGCCCGGCACCCGCTGCGCGCGCCGCCAACGGCCAGCCTGCGCCAAACGGCAAGCCGGCAGCTACGCCAGCCGCAGCACCTGCTGCAGCGCCCGTAGCCGCACCGCAAAAGGGCTTCCTGGCCTGGCTCAAGCGCTTCTTCGGCATGGCCCCTGAGCCAGCACCCGCGCCCGTACCAGCAGCGCCTGCAGCCCCCGCCGGCGAAGCCCGCCGCGAAAACCGTGACAGCCGCAATGGCGGCCGTGGTGGCCGTGGTGGTGAGCGCGGCGACCGTGGTGACCGCAAGGATGGCAACCGCCCTGCCCGTGGCGAACGCGCCGAAGGCGAACGCGGTGACCGCAATGGCCGTGGCAACAATGCTGCCGCCGACGGCAGCCGCAGCCCCCGTGGTGGCGACCAGGAAGGCCGCAACCGCCGTGGAGAGCGCGGTGACCGTGGCGACCGCCAGGACCGCAGCCGCCGCGACGAAGCCTCGCTGAACCCGCAAGCCGGTGACAACGCCGCCGCCACTGGCGAGCGCCAAGACCGCGCACCCCGCCCCGAGCGTGCGCCCCGCGAGCCGCGTGAAGGCCGCCGCGACCGTGGTGGTGAACGTGGTGAGCGCCAAGAGCGCCGCAACCCCGCCGATGACAGCGCCCAGCCGCTGAACGCCGTGGCTGCTGCGCCGATCAATGCCGATGCAGTGATCGCCTCGCTTCCTTCGCTGGACCTGGATACCGGCAACCAGCCAGAAGCCGGCATCGATGCGGACAACGCGACGCCAGAGCGCCGCGAACGCCGCTCGCGTGACCGCTATGGCCGCGACCGCCGCAACCGTGGTGACCGCGAACGCACGGGCCGTGACGAGCAGGCAGAAGGCGACACCGCTGCCGCTGATTCGGGCTTTGCGCCGGATGCTGCGCCTGCCGTGCAGCAAGATGCTGATGACGCACCGCGCCGCAGCTACTTCAATGCCGCATCTGCATCTGCGCCAGCGCCTGTCGCCGCACCTGCAGTGGCAGCCGCAGCCGACGTTGCAGCACCTGCGTTTGCAGTTCCGGTCCAGGCCCCTGTCGCGTCTAGCGCCCCGGTCAGCGTTGCCGAGCAGGCACCCCTGGCCGCAGCGGTGGCTGCACCAGTGCCAGCGCCCGTTGCCGCACCTGCCCCCGCCGTTGCCCCTGTGGCCGCACCGGTACCTGCCGCTGCGCCAGTAGTAGCAGCGCCCGAGCCAGCAGGCCTGCCGGCCATCGCCAGCTACGCGCTGCCCATGGACGCCTTGCACCAGATCGCCAGCACGGCGGGTCTGCAATGGGTCAACTCCGATGCCGACAAGATCGCTGCCGTGCAAGCCGCGATTGCCGCTGAACCCGCACCCGTGCATGTGCCGCGTGAGCGCCAGCCGGTCGTGCAGATCGACGAAGGCCCGCTGGTCCTCGTCGAGACCCGCAAGGATCTGAGTGATTTGGTCCTGCCCTTTGAGCGCGAAACCGCTTAAACGCGGCTGACCCACGCAACCCTCAGGCCGGAGCAATCCGGCCTGTTTCATTGATGGAGCCCTCTGATGCTGTTTCTGCTCTCGCCCGCCAAATCGCTGGATTACGAAACCCCGCTGCCCGCTGGTCTGACCAGCACGCAGCCCCAGTTCATCCCCCAGTCCAAGGCCTTGATCGCGGTACTGCGCAGCCAGTCGCCGCAGCAGATCGCCAGCCTGATGCACCTCAGCGACAAACTGGCCGCGCTGAATGTGGCGCGCTATGAGGCCTGGTCGCCCAAGTTCAGCAGCAAGAATGCGCGCCAGGCCATCATGGCCTTCAATGGCGATGTGTATGACGGCCTGCAGGCCCCCACCTTGAGCACCAAGCAGCTGGATTGGGCGCAGGCCCATCTGTGCATGCTCAGCGGCCTCTACGGCGTGCTGCGCCCGCTTGATCTGATGCAGCCCTACCGGCTGGAGATGGGCACGCGCCTGGCCACCGAGCAGGGCAGCAACCTCTACCACTTCTGGGGCAGCCAGATTGCCGACTACCTCAATGCGCAGCAGGCCAGCGAAGACAAGCCGGTCGTCGTCAACCTGGCATCGCAGGAGTATTTCAAATCGGTCGATCGCAAGGTGCTGCGCGCCCGGGTCATCGACTGCAGCTTTGAAGACTACAAAAACGGCCAGTACAAGATCATCAGCTTCTTCGCCAAGAAGGCGCGGGGCATGATGGCGCGCTACGCCATCGAGCACCAAACCAAGACGCCGGCGGCCTTGAAGAAGTTCAGCACGGCCGGCTATGCCTTTACAGCCGAGGCATCGAGCGAAGACCATTTCGTGTTCAGGCGCAAAGTCGATTGATGCGACTTTGATGCACAATGGGCCGCGAAAGGATACCGATGACCGCCACGCAACCTCTCACCCCGGCACTGCGCGCCTGGATCATTGCTCAGGCCAGCGCAGGCATCAGCGCCGACCAGGTTTTCAAAGCCATGTGCGATGCCGGCTGGAACGCCGATGTCGCCGAATCCGCGATGGAATCGGTACTGACCGAACACCTCGCCCAGCTGCAGGCCAGCAAGGATGCCACCGCAACGCCCAGCCAGCCCGCTGCCAGCGCTCGCCCCCTGCCCGAGCCCCAGCTGGGCCAATCGCCCTCCACCATCGATGTGGGTGACCGCGAGGTCAGCGTGCTGCTGGCCATGCAGCACCCGCGCGTCGTCGTGTTCGGCAACCTGCTGTCGGATGAAGAGTGTGACGCCATCATTGCTGCGGCCGAGCCGCGCATGCAGCGCTCGCTGACCGTCGAGACCAAGACTGGCGGCGAAGAAGTCAATGCCGACCGCACCAGCGATGGCATGTTTTTCAAGCGCGAAGAAACCCCCGTGGTCGCAGCGCTGGAGCGCCGCATCGCCAAGCTGGTGAACTGGCCGGAAAACCATGGCGAAGGCCTGCAGGTGCTGCACTACCAGCCCGGTGCCGAGTACAAGCCGCATTACGACTATTTCGACCCAACCCAGCCCGGCACGCCGACGATTTTGAAACGCGGCGGCCAGCGCCTGGCCACCTTGGTGATCTACCTGAACAACCCGCAGGCCGGCGGCGGCACCAGCTTCCCCGATGTGGGGCTGGAAGTGGCTCCCCGCCGAGGCAATGCCGTGTTCTTCAGCTACGCCGCCCCCGACCCCGCAACCAAAAGCCTGCACGGCGGATCGCCTGTGATCGCCGGCGAAAAATGGATCGCCACCAAGTGGTTGCGCGAGGGCGAATTCAAATAAACCGCAGCCGCCGCCTGGCCCCCCGCGCAGGCAGCGGCCGCTTTTAGTTCCAAAGCATGACCGTCTCCCCTTCGCCTGAGCATTCGCCGCTGGGCCAGCGCTCCGCGTACATCGACCAGTACGACCCCACCCTGCTCTTCCCGCTGCCACGCCAGGCCAAGCGCGACGAGCTGGGCCTACAGCCCGACAAGCTGCCCTTTTTTGGCGCCGACCTGTGGACGGCCTATGAAGTCTCATGGCTCAACCTGCGCGGCAAGCCCCAGGTCGCGCTGGTGAGCTTCACCATCCCCTGCGAAACACCGAATATCGTCGAGAGCAAGTCCTTCAAGCTCTACCTAAACAGCTTCAACAACAGCCGCTTTGGCTCGGTCGATGAAGTGCGCGCCAAGCTGCTGGCCGATATCAGCGAAGCGGTGTGGCGCGGCGCGCCCTACCAGGCCTCGGTGGGCGTGCAGATGATCGACCCCGAAGTGTTCGACACCCTGCCACTGCAAGAGCTCGACGGCCTGAACCTGGACCGGCTGGACATCGACTGCGAGCACTACCAGCCCCAACCGCAGCTGCTGCGCGCCGCCTTTGATGAGGCGCCCATCACCGAAACCCTCAGCAGCCGCCTGCTCAAGAGCAACTGCCTGGTCACCGGCCAGCCCGACTGGGGCAGCGTGCGCATCAGCTACACCGGCCCAGCGATCGACCAGGAACGCCTGCTGCAGTACATCGTGAGCTTTCGCAACCACAACGAATTCCACGAGCAGTGCGTCGAGCGCATGTTTGTCGATATCTGGAAGCACTGCAAGCCGATCCGCCTGACGGTCTATGCCCGCTACACACGCCGGGGTGGGCTGGACATCAACCCGCTGCGCACCAGCCAGCCGATGGCCCTGCCGGCCAATATCCGCACCGCACGCCAGTAATCAGTCCAGGTCGTCAAACAGCGGCAAGGTGTAGGGGTCGGCCTTTGGCTCCGCAACGCCCAGGCGGCTTTGGGCCTGGCGCATCGCCTGCCAGTCGCCCACCAGGCCCTGGGCCAAGGCCTGCTCCAAGGGCAGCAGGCCACCCACCCTCACCCCCAAGAGCCGCAGGCGCTGGTCCAACGGCGCGCGCTTGAGGCATTGGCCCGCTGCATGGCGGATGGCAGCGGCATCCTGGGTGTAGAGCGGCAGGCTGTGGTCGCGCGTGGCGATGCGAAAGTCCGGGTAGCGCAGCTTGATGCCAATCGTGCGCCCCACATAGCCCTTGCGCTGCAAGTCAGCGGCCACCATCTGGCACAGCTCGGTAAAGATGGCCCCCAGCTCAGCCTTGTCGCGCACGGCATGCAGGTCGCGGTCAAAGGTGGTCTCTCGGCTCATCGATACCGGCTCGCTCTCGGTCACCACAGGCCGGCTGTCCCGCCCCCAGCTCGATGCATGCAGCCAGGCGCCGTAGCTGCGGCCAAAGTTCTCCACCAACCAAGGCAGCTCCTTGGCAGCCAAATCACCCAGGGTCTGGATGCCCAGCGCCTGCAGCTTGGCATCGGCCTTGGGGCCCACGCCGTTGATCTTGCGGCAGGCCAGCGGCCAGATCATTGTTTGCAGATCGCTCTCCAGCACGATGGACACGCCATTGGGCTTGTTGAACTCGCTGGCCATCTTGGCCAGCTGTTTGTTCGGCGCCACCCCCACCGAGCAGGTCAGGCCCGTCGCCGCATGAATCGCTGCCTGCATCTGCAGCGCCAGGCTGCGGCCATGGTCGTCCTGGCCACCTTCGACATGGGTGAAGTCGATGTAGACCTCGTCCACGCCCCGGTCCTCCATCTGCGGCGCCATCGCGGTGACGATGGCCTTGAACTGGCGTGAAAAATGCCGGTAGCGCGCAAAATCCACCGGCAGCAAGATGGCCTGCGGACAGAGCTTGGCGGCCTTCATCATGCCCATGGCCGAGCCCACGCCAAAGGCCCGCGCCGGGTAGGTGGCCGTGGTGATCACGCCCCGGCCGACATAGTCTTTGAGTTGGGGGAAGGCCTCGGTCGGAATCTCGTGCAGGCGGTCGCCGTAGCGGGCTTTCAGCGCTTCATCCTCTGCCCGGCGGCCGCCGCCAATGATGACCGGCAGGCCCTTGAGCTGCGGGTAGCGCAACAGCTCGGCCGAGGCATAGAAGGCATCCATGTCCAGATGCGCAATGCGGCGGCGCGGGGGCAGAACAGCAGGCGATGGCGAGGGGGTGGGGCACACAAGGCTATTGTCCCCCAGCGCGGCAAGGCCTGCAGCCGGCTGCAGCGCAAAACCGGCTGCAGCGCACGCTATCGCAGGGCTCAGTGGTCGTGGTGCAGGTAGGCCGCCTGCTTGGGCAAGCGCAGGCTGAACAGAAAGGCAATCACCATCATGGCCGACACATACCAGAAGAAGGCGTTTTCATGGCCGGCGTTCTTCAGCGCCAGCGCCACAAACTCGGCCGAGCCACCAAAAATCGCATTGGCCACCGCATAGGCCAGGCCCACGCCCAGCGCACGCACCTCGGGCGGGAACATCTCCGCTTTGACAATGCCCGAGATCGAGGTGTAGAAGCTCACAATCGCCAGCGCCACCAGAATCAGCAGCCCAGCCGTGACCGGCGATGAGGCCTGATGCATGGTCGTCAAAATTGGCACCGTGCCCAGGGCGCCCAGCGCGCCAAACAGCATCATGCTGGTGCGCCGGCCAATGCGGTCGGACAGTGCGCCAAACAGCGGCTGCATGCACATGTACAAAAACAGGCAGACGGTCATCACATAGCTGGCGGTCTTGATCGGCAGCCCCACGCTGTTGACCAGGTACTTCTGCATGTAGGTGGTGAAGGTGTAGAAGATCAGCGAGCCACCTGCGGTGTAGCCCAGCACGGTGACAAAGGCGCGCCAGTGGTGCTTGAACAGATTGCTCAAGGTGCCGGTTTCCTTGTTCTGCATGGCCTCGGTGGACTGGGTCTCATGCAAGGTCCGGCGCAGCAGCATGGCCACGACAGCCGCCGCAGCGCCCACCACAAAGGGAATGCGCCAGCCCCAGGCGCGCAGCTCGGCATCGGTCAGCACGGCCTCCAGGATCACGATCAACAGCACCGCCAGCAGCTGGCCGCCAATCAGGGTCACATACTGGAAGGACGAGTAAAAGCCGCGCTGGCCTTTGAGCGCCACTTCGCTCATATAGGTGGCCGTGGTGCCATATTCACCGCCTACCGACAGGCCCTGGAACAAGCGGCACAGCAGCAGCAAGAACGGTGCCCAGGCACCCACCTGCGCATAGGTAGGCAGGCAGGCGATCACCAAGGAGCCGGCGCACATCATGGTCACCGATATCAGCATGGATTTCTTGCGGCCGTACTTGTCGGCAATGCGGCCAAACAGCCAGCCACCGATGGGGCGCATCAAAAAGCCGGCGGCAAACACGCCGGCAGTGTTCAGCAGCTGTACGGTGGGATCACCCTTGGGGAAGAAGGCAGCGGCAAAGTAAATGGCCGAGAAGGCATAGACATAGAAGTCAAACCATTCGACCAGGTTGCCTGACGAGGCCGCCATGATGGAGAAAATGCGGTGGCGCTTTTCTTCAGGGCTGTAATGGGGAGGAGTGTTGGCCGAAGTCTGGGCGGCAGAGGGCCCAGGTCCTGGCACGGAGGGTGTTGTCATTGGAGTAGTCCCGTGTAGCAATGCAGACCATGATGCGCCGCCCGCGAGACCCGCTGATGTCAGACGGGCGCTGAATTTCCAGCGCGCAGCCCGTTCAGGATGGCCTTAAAGCTGGGTGCAGATCACCACAATGCCGACCAGCATCAGCGCAATGCCCCATTTCTCATTGCGGCGCAGTTGCTCCTTCATCAGCCGGCGCGATACGAGGTAGCTGAACACCACCTCAACCATGCCCAAGGTACGCACCGATGCCGCGCTTTGCAGCGCATAGGCACTGAACCAGGCAAGGGACGCCGCGCTGCCCATGCAGCCCGCGATCAGCGACACCCGCCAGGCCTTGGCAATGCGCAGCAGCACGCTGCGGTCGCGCCACAAAAACCAGGCGCCCATGGCCAGGGTCTGCATGCACTGCGCAATGAACACGCCCCAGGCCCCGGACAGCAGCGCGCTGGGTGCATCAAGCGCCAGCGCCGCACCGCGAAAGCCCACCGTCGCAATCGCAAAGCAGGCTCCGCAGATCAGGCCATACATCGCGGCCTTGCTGCGCCAGTCGAGCTTGGCACCGATCTGGCGCGGTGGCAGGGACAGCAGCGCCACGCCGATGGTGGCGATCGCCATCGCAGCCAGCGCCCAGTGGGTGGGCAGCTCGCCCAAAAAGACCGCGCCAAACAGCGCGACCTGCAGCACTTCGGTTTTGGACAGGGTCACGGCGACCGCAAAATTGCGCTGTTGCATCGCCAGCAGCAAGGCGCCAGTGGCAGCAATCTGGAAGAACGCGCCCATGGCCAGCCAGCCAAAATAGGCGCCGGTCCACTGCGCAATCTCCGGCGCCTGGGCGGGCAGGGTATAGAGCAGCACCAGCACCAGGCCCGCCAGCGGCAGGCCATAGAGAAAGCGCACCAAGGTGGCGGGCCAGGTACCCAGGTCACGGGTCAGCGAGCGCTGCGCCGCATTGCGCGCCGTCTGCGCGATGGCGGCAAACACCACCAGCCCCATCCACCAACCACCCCATTGCATTCCCGCTCCGTCAACCATTACCGCATCCACTTCATCACTAGGGCCCCGATGGTAGGCGATCACTGCCCCTTGTGCGCCTGCATTTGGCGATGCGAGCCTGCGGCATCAAGAGGGGCAGCACGCCACCTGCCCCCTGCCCCACTCAATAAGGCTGGGGATAGGTGCCGGGCACCAGGATCCGCTGGTCCACGTTGTTGATGTTGGTGTGGCCGCAGAAAGCCATCGACACATCCAGCTCCTTGTGGATGATCTGCAGCGCGCGCGTCACGCCCTCCTGGCCATAGGCACCCAGGCCGTAGAGAAAGCTGCGGCCGATCAAGGTGCCCTGGGCGCCCAGCGCGCGGGCTTTGAGGACATCCTGGCCACTGCGGATGCCGCTGTCCAGCCAGACCTCGATGTCCTTGCCAGCGGCCTGCACGATGGAGGGCAGCGCATCGATGGTCGCCGGTGCGCCATCGAGCTGGCGGCCGCCGTGGTTGCTGACAATCAGCGCATCCGCGCCGGTCTCCGCCGCCAGCCGCGCATCGTCGGCCTCCATCACGCCTTTGAGGATCAGCTTGCCGCCCCAGCGCTTCTTGATCCATTCCACATCGCCCCAGTTCAGGCAGGGGTCGAACTGGTCGGCCGTCCAGGACGACAGCGAGCTGACATCGCCCACGCCATCGACATGGCCGACGATATTGCCAAAGCTGCGGCGCTTGGTGCCCAGCATGCCCATGCACCAGCGCGGTTTGGTCGCCAGGTTGATA contains the following coding sequences:
- a CDS encoding 2OG-Fe(II) oxygenase, with the translated sequence MTATQPLTPALRAWIIAQASAGISADQVFKAMCDAGWNADVAESAMESVLTEHLAQLQASKDATATPSQPAASARPLPEPQLGQSPSTIDVGDREVSVLLAMQHPRVVVFGNLLSDEECDAIIAAAEPRMQRSLTVETKTGGEEVNADRTSDGMFFKREETPVVAALERRIAKLVNWPENHGEGLQVLHYQPGAEYKPHYDYFDPTQPGTPTILKRGGQRLATLVIYLNNPQAGGGTSFPDVGLEVAPRRGNAVFFSYAAPDPATKSLHGGSPVIAGEKWIATKWLREGEFK
- a CDS encoding Rne/Rng family ribonuclease — translated: MKRMLINATQAEERRLAIVDGQKLLDYEIEIEGREQRKGNIYKAVVTRVEPSLEACFVDYGEDRHGFLPFKEISKQYFAEGVSPSQARINDVIREGQELIVQVEKEERGNKGAALTTFISLAGRYVVLMPNNPRGGGVSRRIEGDERAELKEAMDQLDYPKGMSIIARTAGIGRTAPELQWDLNYLLKLWGAIDGAAKSAKGAFLIYQESSLVIRAIRDYFHNDIGDILIDTDDIYEQAQQFMAHVMPEHAARVKRYRDDAPLFSRFQIEHQIESAYSRTVTLPSGGAIVIDHTEALVSIDVNSARAIKGGDIEETATRTNLEAADEVARQMRLRDLGGLIVIDFIDMEESKNRRDVESRLRDALRQDRARVQFGTISKFGLMEMSRQRLKPALSEGAHINCPRCGGSGHIRDAESSALQILRIIQEESMKDNTAAVNCQVPVEVASFLLNEKRTEIQKIELKQRVSVTMVPNKALETPHYKLERMKHDDPRLDSMEASYKLADPEEESLGFTRRSQEPTNKQTPVIKGVLPDAPAPIAEPRPAPAARAANGQPAPNGKPAATPAAAPAAAPVAAPQKGFLAWLKRFFGMAPEPAPAPVPAAPAAPAGEARRENRDSRNGGRGGRGGERGDRGDRKDGNRPARGERAEGERGDRNGRGNNAAADGSRSPRGGDQEGRNRRGERGDRGDRQDRSRRDEASLNPQAGDNAAATGERQDRAPRPERAPREPREGRRDRGGERGERQERRNPADDSAQPLNAVAAAPINADAVIASLPSLDLDTGNQPEAGIDADNATPERRERRSRDRYGRDRRNRGDRERTGRDEQAEGDTAAADSGFAPDAAPAVQQDADDAPRRSYFNAASASAPAPVAAPAVAAAADVAAPAFAVPVQAPVASSAPVSVAEQAPLAAAVAAPVPAPVAAPAPAVAPVAAPVPAAAPVVAAPEPAGLPAIASYALPMDALHQIASTAGLQWVNSDADKIAAVQAAIAAEPAPVHVPRERQPVVQIDEGPLVLVETRKDLSDLVLPFERETA
- a CDS encoding MFS family transporter translates to MTTPSVPGPGPSAAQTSANTPPHYSPEEKRHRIFSIMAASSGNLVEWFDFYVYAFSAIYFAAAFFPKGDPTVQLLNTAGVFAAGFLMRPIGGWLFGRIADKYGRKKSMLISVTMMCAGSLVIACLPTYAQVGAWAPFLLLLCRLFQGLSVGGEYGTTATYMSEVALKGQRGFYSSFQYVTLIGGQLLAVLLIVILEAVLTDAELRAWGWRIPFVVGAAAAVVAMLLRRTLHETQSTEAMQNKETGTLSNLFKHHWRAFVTVLGYTAGGSLIFYTFTTYMQKYLVNSVGLPIKTASYVMTVCLFLYMCMQPLFGALSDRIGRRTSMMLFGALGALGTVPILTTMHQASSPVTAGLLILVALAIVSFYTSISGIVKAEMFPPEVRALGVGLAYAVANAIFGGSAEFVALALKNAGHENAFFWYVSAMMVIAFLFSLRLPKQAAYLHHDH
- a CDS encoding DMT family transporter, producing MQWGGWWMGLVVFAAIAQTARNAAQRSLTRDLGTWPATLVRFLYGLPLAGLVLVLLYTLPAQAPEIAQWTGAYFGWLAMGAFFQIAATGALLLAMQQRNFAVAVTLSKTEVLQVALFGAVFLGELPTHWALAAMAIATIGVALLSLPPRQIGAKLDWRSKAAMYGLICGACFAIATVGFRGAALALDAPSALLSGAWGVFIAQCMQTLAMGAWFLWRDRSVLLRIAKAWRVSLIAGCMGSAASLAWFSAYALQSAASVRTLGMVEVVFSYLVSRRLMKEQLRRNEKWGIALMLVGIVVICTQL
- a CDS encoding RluA family pseudouridine synthase yields the protein MKHIIGGKPDEPRSPQAAPVAVRLVEVHPDDAGQRLDNFLMRHLKGVPKTHVYRIIRQGEVRINKGRTSADTRVQPGDVVRIPPVRVSSKPDEDERAVPAREFPLLLDDDVMLAINKPAGVAVHGGSGVSFGVIEQLRRAHPDARFLELVHRLDRETSGILLVAKKRSALTHLQDQFRERETGKTYLALVLGEWPANKKVIDTPLRKYLLPDGERRVRATTADDPEGMRSVSLVKVQRVFPARHLLGLPAMSLLEVTIKTGRTHQIRVHLASSGHAIAGDEKYGDFDLNKRLAKHGLKRMFLHAWRLQFNHPQTAERVELGAELPPELADFVAAAPAAA
- the yaaA gene encoding peroxide stress protein YaaA, producing MLFLLSPAKSLDYETPLPAGLTSTQPQFIPQSKALIAVLRSQSPQQIASLMHLSDKLAALNVARYEAWSPKFSSKNARQAIMAFNGDVYDGLQAPTLSTKQLDWAQAHLCMLSGLYGVLRPLDLMQPYRLEMGTRLATEQGSNLYHFWGSQIADYLNAQQASEDKPVVVNLASQEYFKSVDRKVLRARVIDCSFEDYKNGQYKIISFFAKKARGMMARYAIEHQTKTPAALKKFSTAGYAFTAEASSEDHFVFRRKVD
- the queF gene encoding NADPH-dependent 7-cyano-7-deazaguanine reductase QueF (Catalyzes the NADPH-dependent reduction of 7-cyano-7-deazaguanine (preQ0) to 7-aminomethyl-7-deazaguanine (preQ1) in queuosine biosynthesis), whose translation is MTVSPSPEHSPLGQRSAYIDQYDPTLLFPLPRQAKRDELGLQPDKLPFFGADLWTAYEVSWLNLRGKPQVALVSFTIPCETPNIVESKSFKLYLNSFNNSRFGSVDEVRAKLLADISEAVWRGAPYQASVGVQMIDPEVFDTLPLQELDGLNLDRLDIDCEHYQPQPQLLRAAFDEAPITETLSSRLLKSNCLVTGQPDWGSVRISYTGPAIDQERLLQYIVSFRNHNEFHEQCVERMFVDIWKHCKPIRLTVYARYTRRGGLDINPLRTSQPMALPANIRTARQ
- a CDS encoding Y-family DNA polymerase encodes the protein MDAFYASAELLRYPQLKGLPVIIGGGRRAEDEALKARYGDRLHEIPTEAFPQLKDYVGRGVITTATYPARAFGVGSAMGMMKAAKLCPQAILLPVDFARYRHFSRQFKAIVTAMAPQMEDRGVDEVYIDFTHVEGGQDDHGRSLALQMQAAIHAATGLTCSVGVAPNKQLAKMASEFNKPNGVSIVLESDLQTMIWPLACRKINGVGPKADAKLQALGIQTLGDLAAKELPWLVENFGRSYGAWLHASSWGRDSRPVVTESEPVSMSRETTFDRDLHAVRDKAELGAIFTELCQMVAADLQRKGYVGRTIGIKLRYPDFRIATRDHSLPLYTQDAAAIRHAAGQCLKRAPLDQRLRLLGVRVGGLLPLEQALAQGLVGDWQAMRQAQSRLGVAEPKADPYTLPLFDDLD